In Sardina pilchardus chromosome 8, fSarPil1.1, whole genome shotgun sequence, a genomic segment contains:
- the LOC134089013 gene encoding C-X-C motif chemokine 11-6-like yields the protein MKTAALLALLVVLLFGDVRGQLDSQGRCKCLDAGVKAVRPKSIERLEVLPPSASCPNLEIIVTLKGNGGQKCLNPNSNFSKNYVKRAIKKRNAEISA from the exons ATGAAGACAGCCGCTCTCCTCGCTCTTCTGGTGGTCCTGCTCTTTGGAGATGTGAGAG GGCAACTGGATTCTCAGGGAAGATGCAAGTGCCTGGATGCAGGGGTCAAAGCCGTCCGCCCAAAAAGTATTGAGAGGCTCGAGGTGCTTCCTCCCTCCGCCTCATGCCCCAATCTGGAAATCAT TGTCACTCTCAAGGGTAATggaggacaaaagtgtctgaatCCAAACAGCAATTTTTCCAAGAATTACGTCAAGAGAGCCATCAAAAAGAG GAACGCAGAGATCAGTGCCTGA
- the LOC134089014 gene encoding C-X-C motif chemokine 11-1-like — translation MKSAALLALLAILLFVDVRGQRDSAGRCKCLGAGINAIRPNRIERLEVLPASASCPNMEIIVTLKENGGQKCLNPESKFAKNFVKRAIKKRSAL, via the exons ATGAAGTCAGCAGCTCTCCTGGCACTTCTGGCCATCCTGCTCTTCGTAGATGTGAGAG GGCAACGGGATTCTGCTGGAAGATGCAAGTGCTTGGGTGCAGGGATAAATGCTATTCGCCCAAACCGCATCGAGAGGCTTGAGGTTCTTCCTGCTTCTGCCTCATGCCCCAATATGGAAATCAT TGTCACTCTGAAGGAGAACGGAGGACAGAAGTGCCTGAATCCAGAGAGCAAGTTTGCCAAAAATTTCGTCAAGAGAGCCATCAAAAAGAG GAGTGCACTGTAA
- the LOC134089009 gene encoding growth-regulated alpha protein isoform X1: MALRSHMLLAAVVLCGLTLTLALPGDIPRWCRCRRTTNNFISPRHFQKLEIMSPGAYCRQTEIIVTLKNGNTVCIDPEVKWIHKVINKFVNSKANVNTTQIPTTVSTAQEDVKDIGTRV, translated from the exons ATGGCCCTCCGATCCCACATGCTGCTGGCCGCTGTTGTGCTCTGCGGCCTGACTCTAACACTCG CTTTGCCAGGTGATATCCCAAGATGGTGCCGCTGTCGACGCACCACCAATAACTTCATCAGCCCAAGGCACTTCCAGAAACTGGAGATTATGTCCCCGGGAGCCTACTGTCGCCAGACAGAGATCAT TGTTACACTGAAGAACGGGAACACAGTTTGTATTGACCCTGAGGTCAAGTGGATCCACAAAGTCATTAACAAGTTTGTGAacag TAAGGCAAATGTCAACACTACACAGATCCCCACAACTGTCTCCACTGCTCAAGAAGATGTAAAGGACATTGGGACAAGAGTTTGA
- the cnot6l gene encoding CCR4-NOT transcription complex subunit 6-like isoform X1 — protein sequence MPKEKYDPPDPRRLYTIMSAEEAANGKKSHWAELEISGRVRNLSSSLWTLSHLTALHINNNNLNRIPPDIAKLPNLVYLNLSSNKLRSLPAELGNMVSLRELLLNNNCLRVLPYELGRLFRLQTLGLKGNPLSQDILNLYQEPDGTRKLLNYMLDNLAVHPEQLPQRPWVTLNERDPLASSAVFTVMSYNVLCDKYATRQLYGYCPSWALNWEYRKKGIMEDITNCDADIISLQEVETEQYYALFLETLKDRGYDGYFCPKSRAKLVSEQERKHVDGCAVFFKAEKFSLVQKHTVEFNQVAMANSEGSEVMLNRVMTKDNIGVAVLLEVNNELFSGGLKSSPDKQLLLVANAHMHWDPEFSDVKLIQTMMFLSELKSIAERASSSVGSGSPDSDPACIPIVLCADLNSLPDSGVVEYLSSGGVAENHKDFKELRYSECLTNFSCNGKSGKSDGSITHNFQLKSAYEGSLMPFTNYTYDFKGVIDYIFFTKTHMSVLGLLGPLETQWMVDNNITGCPHPHIPSDHFSLLAQLELHPPLPPLNGLHLPVHSSTACDSQKLKD from the exons ATGCCAAAGGAAAAATATGATCCTCCAGATCCTCGGCGATTATACACCATCATGTCGGCTGAAGAGGCGGCCAATGGGAAGAAGTCACATTGGGCAGAGTTGGAAATATCTG GGAGGGTGCGTAACCTGAGCAGCTCCCTATGGACGCTTAGCCACCTGACGGCACtgcacatcaacaacaacaacctgaATCGCATCCCGCCCGACATTGCCAAACTCCCCAACCTGGTCTACCTGAACCTGTCATCCAACAAGCTCCGCAGCCTGCCCGCAGAACTCGGCAACATGGTTTCTCTCAG ggAATTGCTTTTGAACAACAATTGTTTACGAGTTTTGCCTTATGAACTTGGTCGGTTGTTTCGCTTACAAACCCTGGGTCTGAAAG GTAATCCCTTATCCCAAGACATCCTTAACCTGTATCAGGAGCCAGATGGAACGAGAAAGCTTTTGAACTACATGCTTGACAATCTAGCAG TCCATCCAGAACAGCTTCCTCAAAGACCGTGGGTTACTTTGAACGAGCGAGATCCGTTGGCTTCCTCAG CTGTGTTCACTGTCATGAGCTACAACGTCCTGTGTGACAAGTACGCCACTAGGCAGCTGTATGGGTACTGCCCTTCCTGGGCCCTGAACTGGGAGTACCGCAAGAAAGGCATCATGGAGGACATCACCAACTGTGATGCTGACATTATCAGTCTGCAG GAAGTGGAAACAGAACAGTACTACGCCCTCTTTCTGGAAACACTAAAGGACCGTGGATATGACGGGTACTTCTGTCCAAAGTCTCGTGCCAAACTGGTGTCAGAACAGGAGCGCAAGCATGTGGatggctgtgctgtgttctTCAAAGCTGAGAA GTTTTCCTTGGTGCAGAAACACACAGTTGAGTTTAATCAGGTTGCCATGGCAAACTCGGAAGGCTCAGAGGTCATGTTGAACCGTGTCATGACCAAAGATAACATTGGCGTCGCCGTTCTGCTGGAGGTCAACAACGAGCTCTTCTCTGGTG GTCTAAAGTCCTCACCAGACAAACAGCTCCTCCTGGTGGCCAACGCTCACATGCACTGGGACCCGGAGTTCTCGGACGTGAAGCTGATCCAGACCATGATGTTCCTGTCGGAGCTGAAGAGCATCGCCGAGAGGGCCTCGTCCTCCGTGGGCTCGGGCTCGCCGGACTCGGACCCCGCGTGCATCCCCATCGTCCTGTGCGCTGACCTCAACTCCCTGCCAGACTCCG GTGTGGTGGAGTATTTGAGCAGTGGGGGAGTGGCGGAGAACCACAAGGACTTCAAGGAGCTCCGCTACAGCGAGTGTCTGACCAACTTCAGCTGCAACGGCAAGAGCGGCAAGTCGGACGGCAGCATCACACACAACTTCCAGCTCAAGAGCGCCTATGAGGGCAGCCTGATGCCTTTCACAAACTATACCTACGACTTCAAg GGTGTTATTGACTACATCTTCTTCACCAAGACCCACATGAGTGTGCTGGGCCTGCTGGGCCCACTGGAGACCCAGTGGATGGTGGACAACAACATCACGGGCTGCCCGCACCCCCACATCCCCTCCGACCACTTCTCCCTGCTGGCCCAGCTGGAGTTACAcccacccctgccccccctcaaCGGCCTACACCTGCCCGTCCACAG CAGCACTGCCTGTGACTCTCAGAAGCTCAAAGACTag
- the cnot6l gene encoding CCR4-NOT transcription complex subunit 6-like isoform X2: protein MPKEKYDPPDPRRLYTIMSAEEAANGKKSHWAELEISGRVRNLSSSLWTLSHLTALHINNNNLNRIPPDIAKLPNLVYLNLSSNKLRSLPAELGNMVSLRELLLNNNCLRVLPYELGRLFRLQTLGLKGNPLSQDILNLYQEPDGTRKLLNYMLDNLAVHPEQLPQRPWVTLNERDPLASSAVFTVMSYNVLCDKYATRQLYGYCPSWALNWEYRKKGIMEDITNCDADIISLQEVETEQYYALFLETLKDRGYDGYFCPKSRAKLVSEQERKHVDGCAVFFKAEKFSLVQKHTVEFNQVAMANSEGSEVMLNRVMTKDNIGVAVLLEVNNELFSGGLKSSPDKQLLLVANAHMHWDPEFSDVKLIQTMMFLSELKSIAERASSSVGSGSPDSDPACIPIVLCADLNSLPDSGVVEYLSSGGVAENHKDFKELRYSECLTNFSCNGKSGKSDGSITHNFQLKSAYEGSLMPFTNYTYDFKGVIDYIFFTKTHMSVLGLLGPLETQWMVDNNITGCPHPHIPSDHFSLLAQLELHPPLPPLNGLHLPVHR from the exons ATGCCAAAGGAAAAATATGATCCTCCAGATCCTCGGCGATTATACACCATCATGTCGGCTGAAGAGGCGGCCAATGGGAAGAAGTCACATTGGGCAGAGTTGGAAATATCTG GGAGGGTGCGTAACCTGAGCAGCTCCCTATGGACGCTTAGCCACCTGACGGCACtgcacatcaacaacaacaacctgaATCGCATCCCGCCCGACATTGCCAAACTCCCCAACCTGGTCTACCTGAACCTGTCATCCAACAAGCTCCGCAGCCTGCCCGCAGAACTCGGCAACATGGTTTCTCTCAG ggAATTGCTTTTGAACAACAATTGTTTACGAGTTTTGCCTTATGAACTTGGTCGGTTGTTTCGCTTACAAACCCTGGGTCTGAAAG GTAATCCCTTATCCCAAGACATCCTTAACCTGTATCAGGAGCCAGATGGAACGAGAAAGCTTTTGAACTACATGCTTGACAATCTAGCAG TCCATCCAGAACAGCTTCCTCAAAGACCGTGGGTTACTTTGAACGAGCGAGATCCGTTGGCTTCCTCAG CTGTGTTCACTGTCATGAGCTACAACGTCCTGTGTGACAAGTACGCCACTAGGCAGCTGTATGGGTACTGCCCTTCCTGGGCCCTGAACTGGGAGTACCGCAAGAAAGGCATCATGGAGGACATCACCAACTGTGATGCTGACATTATCAGTCTGCAG GAAGTGGAAACAGAACAGTACTACGCCCTCTTTCTGGAAACACTAAAGGACCGTGGATATGACGGGTACTTCTGTCCAAAGTCTCGTGCCAAACTGGTGTCAGAACAGGAGCGCAAGCATGTGGatggctgtgctgtgttctTCAAAGCTGAGAA GTTTTCCTTGGTGCAGAAACACACAGTTGAGTTTAATCAGGTTGCCATGGCAAACTCGGAAGGCTCAGAGGTCATGTTGAACCGTGTCATGACCAAAGATAACATTGGCGTCGCCGTTCTGCTGGAGGTCAACAACGAGCTCTTCTCTGGTG GTCTAAAGTCCTCACCAGACAAACAGCTCCTCCTGGTGGCCAACGCTCACATGCACTGGGACCCGGAGTTCTCGGACGTGAAGCTGATCCAGACCATGATGTTCCTGTCGGAGCTGAAGAGCATCGCCGAGAGGGCCTCGTCCTCCGTGGGCTCGGGCTCGCCGGACTCGGACCCCGCGTGCATCCCCATCGTCCTGTGCGCTGACCTCAACTCCCTGCCAGACTCCG GTGTGGTGGAGTATTTGAGCAGTGGGGGAGTGGCGGAGAACCACAAGGACTTCAAGGAGCTCCGCTACAGCGAGTGTCTGACCAACTTCAGCTGCAACGGCAAGAGCGGCAAGTCGGACGGCAGCATCACACACAACTTCCAGCTCAAGAGCGCCTATGAGGGCAGCCTGATGCCTTTCACAAACTATACCTACGACTTCAAg GGTGTTATTGACTACATCTTCTTCACCAAGACCCACATGAGTGTGCTGGGCCTGCTGGGCCCACTGGAGACCCAGTGGATGGTGGACAACAACATCACGGGCTGCCCGCACCCCCACATCCCCTCCGACCACTTCTCCCTGCTGGCCCAGCTGGAGTTACAcccacccctgccccccctcaaCGGCCTACACCTGCCCGTCCACAGGTAG
- the LOC134089009 gene encoding interleukin-8 isoform X2, translating into MALRSHMLLAAVVLCGLTLTLALPGDIPRWCRCRRTTNNFISPRHFQKLEIMSPGAYCRQTEIIVTLKNGNTVCIDPEVKWIHKVINKFVNRSPQLSPLLKKM; encoded by the exons ATGGCCCTCCGATCCCACATGCTGCTGGCCGCTGTTGTGCTCTGCGGCCTGACTCTAACACTCG CTTTGCCAGGTGATATCCCAAGATGGTGCCGCTGTCGACGCACCACCAATAACTTCATCAGCCCAAGGCACTTCCAGAAACTGGAGATTATGTCCCCGGGAGCCTACTGTCGCCAGACAGAGATCAT TGTTACACTGAAGAACGGGAACACAGTTTGTATTGACCCTGAGGTCAAGTGGATCCACAAAGTCATTAACAAGTTTGTGAacag ATCCCCACAACTGTCTCCACTGCTCAAGAAGATGTAA
- the LOC134089012 gene encoding C-X-C motif chemokine 11-1 has translation MKATTVAVLLLLISAVIIHGVPMNRSQRCTCRGTPVDAVRCNNIAGVRVFPASASCDKTEIVVKRKRGGGPICLNPTSKMGKKVLSSNLSPDQWSKVKCAS, from the exons ATGAAGGCCACTACAGTAGCAGTGCTTCTTCTGTTGATTTCCGCCGTGATCATCCATG GAGTCCCGATGAACAGGAGTCAGCGTTGTACGTGCAGGGGGACGCCTGTGGATGCTGTGAGGTGCAATAACATCGCTGGCGTGCGAGTGTTCCCGGCCAGTGCATCCTGTGACAAAACCGAGATTGT TGTGAAGCGGAAAAGGGGAGGCGGACCTATATGCCTGAATCCTACATCAAAAATGGGCAAGAAGGTCCTTTCTTCAAACCTGTCCCCCGACCAGTGGAGCAAGGTGAAATGTGCAAGCTGA